AatttatgatatatattgtattAGTGATGAATCAGAATTTAGATCGATTGACAAactatattttcaaaaaaaaaattaattctctACGCAATTTTTGACGGTGTTGATTGGTCATGGACCTAAGGTTTTCTCGATGAGTGGCTCCGAAACATCGCTATGGTTGACATTTGGTTTTGGTTAGAATGAAATTTCTTCCTCCCTAGAAAATTAACAACCAtccttttaattttaatatcttATTTTACCGATGCAAGTCTAGCTAGCTAGTATCTACTCTGTGACGAAATAAACAAGACATCAAAAATACAGAAACTCGAGGTGAAATTTTTGAATCCAAATTCTCACGACTCAGCTCAGCAATGAATGAAATCAACCCGATCCCTTAGCTCATGCAGTATGTATATAataagagagtgagagaggacAAAACTTTGTTTatgttattaatatatattctcCATAAGTGGAATTTGGAAACCCTCATTCCAATATTTCTTTAATGGGAAATCTATTACAAAAACCAATCTATGCTTTGTCCCAATTCTTGATTGTAATACTAATGTTTATTGTTGAGTTAAGGTTATGTTCTTCCGCAGCGGCACCAGCCAATTTCATTTTTGGAGATTCTCTAGTTGATGCTGGCAACAACAACTACATTGCTTCTCTATCTAAAGCAGATTTTGCCCCAAATGGGATCGATTTTGGCATGCCCACAGGCAGATACACCAACGGCAGAACCATAGTCGACATTTTAGGCAAGTTTTCGACATTCATATATCCTCATTCTATTACAATCTCTTAATTTATGCATCAAACAGGACAAGAAATAGGTCTTAGTGGCTTCACTCCTCCATATTTGGCACCAACTACAGAAGGAGCAGCAATTTTACAAGGCGTCAACTACgcttccggcggcggcggcatcTTTAATCACACTGGCAAAATCTTCGTAAGTTGTCGCTAAAATCCCCCATAGTCGCACCCATGTACCTAGCTAAAAggttatactccctctgtccacacAAAAACTGACACAATTTCATTTTCGATCCGCCCATAAAAGATTtaccactttcatttatagtaaGATGATCCACATAACTCCACTTATATATAAAGTGAACCCTTACTCCACTAACAACTCCATTAACATTGTATTAAAACTTGTGTGGACTCCATTAACATTGTATTAAAACTTGTGCGGTCCATAATGTGGCAAATTTTTGATGGACGAagggaataatattttttttttattttttattatccaAACAAATTCTTAAAGGGGCCACCCATTCTAGTACTATTCTCGCTAATACGTTTTAACTTCGGAGTTCTGATGGGATCCGATGCATTAGTCTAGAAGGTTATAACATTATATCGACTATTCCATCAACTAGGCTCAAAGTCGACTCAGtttcttaaaatttatatactaGAATGTCTTAAAATTTCTACTTTTTTTAATGGTTGTGGTATCCTAAATCATATTGGCAAAATGTCCTAAGTTGCCGAATAGCTTAGTCATGCCACTCAATCGCTTGAAAACTTGTTTAATTAGTTGATGAGTTTTGTGATCCTATTTTTGGTTATATTATATAGATGGCCTAAAAATTGTATGGGATTGGCTTATTTAAATCGGTCTTGAAAAGTACATATTTTGGACAGGGTGGGAGACTAAATTTGGATGCTCAGCTTGACAATTTCGCAAACACAAGGCAGGCAATAATCTCAACAATTGGTGAAGATGCAGCAACAAACCTCTTCCAAAATGCACTTTTTTCAATAGCAATCGGATCGAACGATTTCATCAACAATTACCTGACGCCAGTTATCTCAAAAGTTGAACAACATCTCGTTTCACCTCAATCATTCGTGGCAGCCATGATTTCAAGATTCAGAACTCAACTTATGGTAAGATTCTTTTCTCACAATTTTTCAAAGGTGTgttatcttctttttttgataaggtatataagtaaataaaaaaattaaataccaCACCACCAATCAAGGACCTCAGGCCTTGAATATTTGAAGATCATTTATATTAGTCTATGTATCGTGCTATACATGTGTATATTAGAATATGGGTttgatatttatattataaaaagaaGTTGGgaattaagaaaagaaaaaaaatacacacacGCACATTTTTGGGTCATGAAGGAGTAACAGATTTTGTTCCAAAGAGCTTTCGaacatttacttttatttcattGAACTTTCGGAGGAATCATTTAGAATTTACACGCTAAAATTGTCaaagtaaaatattaataaaatttcaagaGTTAGTCGATCATCAAAATTTACAATAATGCATTATCTTAATAGATGAAtacaacacttgagttcgaatcttgaacggagagattttttttcttttaagtataataatttttaCAGCAGATGCATTAATAGCACCTGAGTTTGAATTCTCAAgggagagattttttttttcctaaacgCAGTAATTTTTACaacaaatacattaatttttataatagatgcattaattataatgattctcacgttctcacagaAAATGTGGTTCTGAATAGAattttctaaataaaacttTATCTAAAAGAAACCTAATTTTGAAAACTAagttatcagtgtattttcttACAAAAATATGAGATTTTCAAATGAAGTGACTATAATCTAAGTTTTTTTCAGAGACTTAAAAGCATGGGTGCAAAAAATATTATCGTGGCAAATGTGGGGCCAATTGGGTGCATCCCATTTCAGAGAGAGATGAATCCATCTGCAGGAAATGAATGTGTTGATTTCCCCAATCAACTTGCACAACTGTTCAATGCCCAACTCAGGAGTCTTGTGCAACAACTTAACACAAATCTTGATGGATCCAACTTTATTTATGCAGATGTCTACCATATCGTCCACGATATTATCCGGAATTATACGTCATACGGTACGTACATCTCACAATATATATGTTCATTtttttaaacaataaaaaaaaattagactcATAATATGTATTCCCCCGTCCCACCaattttgacacgtttggtttcagcacgagaattaagaaattgtaaattagtgttttaagtgtgtaagtaataaagtataaaagtgataaagtaggagatagaatgtaataaagtgataaagtagcaAATGTGAATGTAATTAAAACCCCTTTTTTTTGGACTAATTATTAtactttatttgaaaatgtattaaaattcgtgggacggaaggagtatgttctaataattatattgtataaTTTGACTTGTAAAAGTGGGGCCTTTTAACATGTGAAAATGTTAAAAACGTTCCATATTATCCTTGTGATTGAGATTTTAGATTGCGTTATGTATCCATCCACAACAAAAAtacaaagtaaaataaaataataaacacaCCGTGGATATTCTGTCGATATATATTACTCCCCCGTATATGAAATATTGTCCTAATTTACTATTTTGATTCGTCCACAAAAAGTtgtcataatatatttttagtaataatttgtgGGTCATTTTCTTCACTCACTAACATATGAGTCTCATTCTTcactcactaacttaattaacttttttcacttttcttcatttgtggatctttttctccactcaataaataaacaatacaattttttttaaaactcatttCTATCTTTCTTAGGACAACATTTCgtagacggatggagtatattattCTACAATTCTATCGACATGAAATAAGCATGCAATCCGATCCAATAACCCTAGCAAGGATGCCTCGGTCCCCGGAGATAACATAGACAACGCTAACaagattttatattttactttttggaataaataaaatttatgtatcTAAATATGTGATTAATTTTAcaggatttgagaattcaaaTTCAGCGTGTTGCCATAGTATGGGTAGATTTGGAGGGCTAATTCCATGTGGGCCCACCTCCAAAGTTTGTGAGGATCGATCAAAATACGTTTTTTGGGACCCTTATCACCCAACTGACGCGGCCAATTCCATTATAGCAAAGCGACTTATGCACGGCAGCGCTATCGATATTTGGCCTATGAATATTAGGCAGTTACTCATAAATTGAAAACGTTCTTAACATTATACTCACTAAtgttctttatttttgtttttgtttgtttggtcATCACAGaggaaattattttatttttgcataTTGTGCTAACTAGAAAAGATGGACTAAGCGATTTAGTTAACTTTCTCCCCTCCTCATCAACCTTTTATTTACTTGAATGGCATTAGATCGTTTGTAATGAGTTTATTTCATAGTTagaattaattgaaaaaatgtCATCAGTTTTTCATGCTCAAAAATACTCTTTCGTCCACGAAAGTAGGTCATAAGGGAATGCggcatgaattttaagaaaacttcattatttatttagagAGTAGATAAATGGCCcgcaaatttaaaaaaatagaaaaagttaATGAAAGAAATGACTCACAGATTAAAAAGTGGTGGGTCTATGAATgacaaaaaaattgttaaaatatgtttatgtgaatgaatgaaaataataaattatgacTTATTTTCGTGGACGAaaaaaactatattttaaaaaaaattctcatatCAGGTGTTATGGTCTCCATACTTCGATTCATTGTCAAGACTGTCTCACTACTTCGAATTCAACCATATCGAGGTCATGTCAAACTCCTTTTGTCTCTACTAATTAATCTACAATACTTGCAATAAGTGATCACTATATTaacttcttctctttttctttaattGGTGATTTCATGACTTTTCAATGTACGAGTGTAATGTTTTaatggtgttttttttttttttttgatgaaattactaGGAGTGGTacggtacggtataccttattaaatcgatcataccttataccttacctttacctccggtatggagaaaattcatacatttaccttacctttacctacggtataccttaagtacggtatgaagaatatacaaaacctttaccgtacctttatttcggtataccttaccgaatttcggtataccgtactttcacggtataccgcactttaacggtataccaaaataatcggtattacCGAAATCGATAAAATTCAATACAGTAAAAAAttgataacttatttatttaaaacatgtttagataatgaataatatttaacaaatataataatgacataataattaaaatatatcacaaataaacaaaaagtaatacatttattattaatgataTCAATGTAAATTAACACCCATCTggtgtaatttttattatattttatatatagaaaaagaaaattctaaactttagagaatataatatatttagttCATCAAAAAAAATAGAAGACATACTAAATGAAATCAAAGACTTCAAGACAGAATATTATAACTGtacaataatcttagttatataatatagaatattatattgtAAGTTTGTAACTGTGTTATGATATCCATATAAATAATtcagttatattaaattatataacttacatactatattatattttattcacttttatatcatttgatgatattatattcgcatacttgtatgcattcgtgtaataaatagtaaattatatagatgttataagttacatataatttataagttagacgtaatattatttataatataatactaatattataactatgctattatatatgatgtaactattataagttagatgtataatctgTAACGCCCCGCTTTTTTTTACATgtgataaattatttatttatggtgatttaaaatatgatttttgTCATGCTTGATTCTATGATCTTGGACTTGAAGGAATCTGTAGTTGCGCcctaattaaaaatcaaatagaAATATCTCTATATCGGGTTTTAGAATTTTTTgtagtaaattatatatatataaatacatttgGGCCAATAtaatttttcttctttattttagGATTTTATAAGAAAGTTAGCTGCAAGAATTATTTTGTAAGCCCAAATTCGTTACctcaatattatatatacatacatatatatatatatatatatatatatatatatatactttaatAAATAATAGCAGATTTGCACATATATTTTCGAAGCGGACTCTGTTAGGGTAGGATAgtgatgagcccatgtttgtgctcgtttttcgtttctgttttaggtctagatagagtctttttcctttgttttgctagagtcagtcgcctgggagggcgttgttccagggcaggcccgttctttgggcagaaggtgcttttaaggcataatgccggtgccagggcagaggagtctgccagggcagaggagtcggccagggcagagaagtcaagctgccagagaaatcaaggtgccagggcagaggagtctgccagggcagaggagtcggcCAGGGCAGAGAAGGcaagctgccagaggaatcaaggtgccagggcagaggagtctgccagggcagaggagtcggccagggcagagaagtcaagctgccagaggaatcaaggtgccagggcagaggagtctgccagggcagaggagtcggcCAGGGCAGAAAAGTCAAGCTTCAGAGGAGTCAGCTTCGACCAGAGGGATCCTCCGAACAGAGGAGTCAaccgagcagcggaatcagctgggcagaaggtacagacggggcagagaagaagagtgcagaGGATGTAGATAAGGAAAGATATCCAAAACCTTATCTCTTGAGGTTTGGATAAGAACAAATCAGCCTCCAGATCAGGATACAATCTCGGGCAgaaggagccctaattccagcccactccttttgggcccagcctgagtagccctaactcatgcctataaataccacatagctGTGAACCATTCGGGAGAGCgcaggagagaagagagagggagcacgaattttgagagaccgttgctgtagttttactttccatagttaggtaggagtagtcgccccttatgggTATAGCtgtttaattttctgttcatgttttctgcggcatttttggccgtaagtacccttCTGTCTTcagtaagtttctatttcagtttttactttatgttttcctttatatcttttgcttgt
The genomic region above belongs to Salvia miltiorrhiza cultivar Shanhuang (shh) chromosome 5, IMPLAD_Smil_shh, whole genome shotgun sequence and contains:
- the LOC131024246 gene encoding GDSL esterase/lipase At4g16230-like; the encoded protein is MGNLLQKPIYALSQFLIVILMFIVELRLCSSAAAPANFIFGDSLVDAGNNNYIASLSKADFAPNGIDFGMPTGRYTNGRTIVDILGQEIGLSGFTPPYLAPTTEGAAILQGVNYASGGGGIFNHTGKIFGGRLNLDAQLDNFANTRQAIISTIGEDAATNLFQNALFSIAIGSNDFINNYLTPVISKVEQHLVSPQSFVAAMISRFRTQLMRLKSMGAKNIIVANVGPIGCIPFQREMNPSAGNECVDFPNQLAQLFNAQLRSLVQQLNTNLDGSNFIYADVYHIVHDIIRNYTSYGFENSNSACCHSMGRFGGLIPCGPTSKVCEDRSKYVFWDPYHPTDAANSIIAKRLMHGSAIDIWPMNIRQLLIN